CCAAAATCATCTCGTCGGACCGATTCCTCAAGGTCCACAATTTAACACATTTGAAAATGATTCATATGGTGGCAACCTTGATTTATGTGGTCCTCCTTTATCAAAGAAATGTGGAACAAGTGATTCATCGCATGTTCCTCAACCATTGGAGtctgaagaagatgaagatgagtCATATTTCTTTAGTGGATTTACGTGGGAATCAGTAGTCATAGGCTACAGTTTCGGACTCGTTGTTGGAACTGTTGTGTGGAGCCTCATATTTAAATATCGTAAACTAAAATGGTTTGTGGAATTTTTTGATGGCATCATGCCTCACAAAAGAAGAAGGCCAAAGAAGAGAGCTCAGAGACAACGGACTTAATGGAAGATTGAGAGGGCCAACTTGTCTTTGTTGGATTTTGTGGACTAATTAGTGAACTTTTCTGGTTCTGTTTTTACCTTTTAAATTTTCTGGTTGTTGTTTGTATATGTTTTATATAAACATAATTATATGGGTGGTTCAAGTTAAGTTAGTCTACACAGTCACTCATTATTCatacttttcaaaaaaattaacgGGTATGTGTTGGATTCTTCAAAATATTACATTTTTTAAGGAACCAACACGAATGTGACatcattatattttaggagattcGGAACAACATAATTCATTAgtaaaacaaaaaggaaaaaacattGTATTTATCTAACGTAGTTGTATTACATCATTTCAAAAATAACCTGTTGGTACGAGGCAGGGTGCATGGTgattaattatttgatatctttcttcaaatattatataatatagataaattaaatattatttttatcatctaTAAATTTAATTCTTAaatactttaaataaaatttttgaattcGTCATTAATCGAAGTGTATCAGAAATGGAAGGTTGAAGCCAAAGTTGGAAGGGTAGCCGAGTAATGTACACATACACACTAATTAAAGAATTCTGTATGTCTCAATTTAATATGATATACTTTTTTTTAGTCAATTTCAAAACACACATTTCTTTAATTAGCAAATATTTAATGACATTATTAAAGTTTTACTATGTTGAATACTATTTATTTGGCAAAAAGTCTACAAAGTTGTTGAGTAATTTTGAAATAGGCGGAATGATCTCAGAGGCCTTGTACTTGGCCCCATTTGTTACCTAGACCTTTCTAACTCACGACTTTATCAAGTGAACACTTAAAATTCTTAAAACACATTATTTTAAACCCCTTTGACTATTGACCAGCCTCATGTGATATTTTTTTGCTGAATCGGATAAAAAGTGTGGTTAAGCGTTAAAAAATAAGTGAagacaattattttaatttaaagaaatattgaagttaaaaggaaaaatataacaatttaaaaaaataaaaaaaattccccACCCCAATCTACTgtactcttcttcttcctcataaTTTCCGCTCAACCCCCACCACCAACACACACTTCTTCTATCTCTTCTCATACTCTTACACACAattcttcctctctctctctcttgccATATTCTAAGAGTTCTAGTATGATTGAGAAAAAGGATATTGATTTAGATTTGGGTAAAAGAAAAAGGGCAAAAAAAGGGAGATTCTTGATTGTGAAATAGAGCCGGATTTTAGATGggtttttgaaatatatatgtttgatgCTTTCAAAATTGAACGCAATTTTATATAGagcatttttgatgaatttttctatagtagccatcttctttcttttctttctctcacCCTCCATTTTAGTCACTTTATCACCAccattaaataacaaaatttataataaaataccATAACAAAACTTTACTTGTCTCTAATTCCTCTTCAACACAAAAAATttataagagaagaaaaaaataaagaagataaaataaGATCTAAATAGCAAAATAGATGAAAGATTtaggaagagaagaaaaattgaaaagaaatcgAGAAAAAAGGGCTTTGGAGATGAATTTGagatttctttaaaaaaatatattatttgtaataaaaaaaagatgTGTCAATTTATATCTGATGTGGATCCACATCAGTACGATTGAGAGACATATATGATCAAAGGGGTTTAAAATAATGTGTTTAAATAACTTTAAGTGTTCACTTGGCAAGTCGTGAGTAGAAGGGTCTAGGTGACAAACGGAGCCAAATACAAGGGTCTCCGAAGTCATTCCGCCTTTGAAATATTAGAaagttttttcatatttattaaattttatatctgATTAAACTACATTACATAAATTCAAACGGAATTGAAGGGGTAATAATTTACTTGTTAGATTGGTCATTTTTTACTCTTTCATGTCACGGAATTGAAGGGGTAATAATTTACTTGTTAGATTGGACATTTTTTACTCTTTCAcatgaaatatatattatttaaaaatgcaGAAAAGGACGAGCAGTATATATAGCGTGGTGAGGGAAAAAGGATATTTTCTACTACAACTAGGTGGAATATTGATGGAGTTTCCCTCGTTAACTTAATGAGTTCCCCTCAAGAGACAACTAAATACTAATCAATAATTAGAAAATTTCTCATAACATTTATTTCTATTCAGGTGGAATGATCTTCATCAAGTTACTCAAAACATATTTGAGATAATATTTCAGATGATCTTGTAGATtgatccgtaatgacctagtgATTATATATCGTTCATTAGGTCACTACGGATGGTCCCAAAAATATTGGGGCAAAAAAATCCAGTTAATCATATTCCTAAAAATGTGTGTATtaatacacaaaaaaaattggaaaaatctcaaatttttatttcttgacTCCTAAACGTTAAAAAAAACTGATGTGGATCTTGTAGAGGCTATGAGTATTATTtactaggtcattatggatggtAACAAAAAATTTGGGGCAAAAATATCCGGTTAGTCATATTCCCAAAACTGGATGGACTAATgcacatgaaaaactgagaaaatcctGAATTCTTGTTTCTTGACCCCTAAACGCTAAAAAAAATTTGGCACGAATCCTATAGAGGCTATGGGTAtcgttcttttttttctttcccacCCAGTGTCTGGAGCCCTTGGAGCTCCGACTAAATTCGAATCGCACACTGTAGGACCCATTAGAGGGTGGTGCTCCCAATAGGATGGCTATGGGTATCGTTCACCAGGTCATTATGGTGAACTATATGTTTTCTCTAAAACATATGTTGTGGCAGCCAAaatcagaaagaaaaaaaaagttattaccAAACACACCGTTAACGTCCTTTTCTGTTTTTGGGTCACATAGTGACCATATAGGATCATTGAGATTAAATTCGTGGATTATGGTTCAAATTGTGGTCTTTTGTTGCAAGAATGTTCCTTTGTTTAATATCTATCTAGCATACATGTTCTGATATCGGGTAATTACTTTGCAATAATAAAACACAAGTGATAAGCAATCAATTGTATCTGTTGTTTAGAAGCAGATATGGTAACAACtccattttattattattatggtaaCACAGTGAAAGAAAACTACGCATCAATAGTTATTTCTACGAACCTGGTTCCTAGAATCGTATTAGAGCAGAAAGTAAATAAAACTTAATTAGGACATTGGTGTTATAGTACTTGTCTCCCAAAAACAACGCCTTGGAATGAGAGTTGGGATTGTTGCACTTGGGATTGGGTCACTTGTGCTGGACTTAAGAAGTAACAATTTCAATGGAAGTCTTCCACCGTTATGTACTCAAAGCACTTCATTGACTACCATTATCTTGAATGGTGATGGTAATCAATTGACAACCATTATCTTCAATGATAATCAATTGGAAGGACATGTCCTCATGTCGTTGCTCAACTGTGTTGGTTTAGAAGTTCTTGATATCGAGAATAACGCTATAAATACACATTTCCAGCTTGGCTAGGAACTCTTTAAGAGCTACAAGTCCTTATATTAAAGTCGAACAAGTTCCATGGACCTATAAGTACTAGGCTGAAGTTTGGGTTTCCCAGGTTGCGGACTTTAGATCTCTCTCGTAATGAATTCAGTGACTCACTGCCTGCAGAAGTTTTTCAAAACTTCAAAGGGCTGATCAAAACAGATGACAGAGACAAAGGTGAGATCAAATATATGAAAACATCTGACTCATTTTTTGTTATGTACGATGATTCAGTGATATTCCAATGGAACTAGGATGATTGAATATGCTTGAAGCGTTAGATCTCTCTTGGAATCAGCTCACTGGAAAGATTCCGCAACAATTGACAAGAATGCAAGAATGAACTTTCTGGCACTTTTAAACCTCTCTAAAAATCTCCTTGTTGGACGCATTCCCTCAAGGTTCACAGTTCAACACATTTGAAAATGACTCATATGGCGGGAACCTTGATTTGTGCGGTCCTCCTTTATCAAAGCAATTTGGAACAGGTGATCCATCGCATTTTTCCTCAACCATTGGAGTCCAAAGAAGAGGACGGGACATATTTTCCAACTAATCTTGAGCAAAGAGCAGTTGATAAAGAGCTTCTATCTAGTTGTTGGGAAAAGGAAAGCAACTGATAGTTAGGGCGTGAaacttgcaaaaaaaaaaaggacaaatTAGGTCTATCTCTGACCATTATCTCATAAAATTTGAAAGTCGTGTTGATTGTACACCATGATAAGCTGCACTGCATATTAGGTGATACACAACGCAAGTATGAAAAGAGGCATTACAAGGTAACAGAAAGCAACTGAATTTCCATAACAATAAAACTCGGAGAAATTCTGGCGACTTCAACATACAGAACCAACAATGACCAAACTGAAGGTAAAATTTGGTTTCTATGCTTTTCAAGTAAAGATTACCATGTCAGGAGGCCGAGATCAAAGATAAATATAGTTTGCTCCTCGCTCTTTTGGTTATCCTCGATTTTCTGCCAACGCTTTGGGACATCAATCACTGCGCCCTTCGGTCTATGATATGCTGGCCAATGTTCAAATTCAATGAACAGGGAATCTGTTCAAGTCTGAGTCCCTGGATAGAAGTAGTCTATGGTATTTTCCTTGACTCTAAAGTGGAAATTGCGAACCTTAGAACTTGAGCCTCCCAAGTCATAAACACTGCCTTTATTTAAAACAGTCAACTGCAAGGGAAAAGAGAGAAACAAAAGGAGAGAAACGAATTAACAAGATGGACTGAAACATCAAGTGCGTGTTATCCCGACGAGTCATTTGATTGCAAGTAATCACGAGAATAATGCTTTTCAGCTAAAAGCCGCCACAGATACTGCACTAATTCTAGGTTAAACAGAGAAGGTAATTACAATTTCCCGACTTTCTTTTAGCTcttcaactatttttttttttttcatttttttttttttttttttaccccccattttggaggatttatagtgttcTTCAACTATTTGAAGTTCATAAAACAACCATTAGGACAAACAAATCCCAActggatttttattttattttttctttctttttgggtAAATTGAAGTTTGTGGATTATAGAAGGGAAAAAGAGAGACAGAACAAAAGTTAAGACAAAAAATGAATATAGGTTCGGGGCTGAAAGACAAAGGAGATAGCCTTCTCGATATCTCCTTCCTTTAGTCGAGGAGAGAAGGTGGCACAGTATAAGTACGACTAATTTATATAGGGGAAAGGATGAAAGGTAGTACTAAAACTGTACCTGTCCATGCACGTCACTTGCTAAACCAGTTGCCAAAGGTTCTGCCTTGATTATCACATCAGCGAGGTACTCCGGTTGCAAGATTAACGGCAGCGTATTTGCACTGGAATAGATATCCTCATGATTAAGAGTAACAAAGGAACAGCCCTGATAAAAACATTATTAAGATCATCGCCCAAGCTATTGACTCTTTTTCTACTCACCAAAACAAACTATTGATCGTAGCTCATACTATTGTTTGAATTAGATGCAGAGTAATAGTGGATAAAATTGCTCACATATTTTGCTTTCAGAGTGTAGCAGTAGTGTAGAAAATCCAACACATAATGTGATGAACCATTAGCTGCCACTTCAATAAGGGAGACGTCATCAATCATAATAGTAATGGTTCTACTGCCTTCAAGTGAAGAATATATCTCTACTGCTTTCTCAATTTCCCCATACAATGCAAGCAATCCATCTTCT
This sequence is a window from Solanum dulcamara chromosome 10, daSolDulc1.2, whole genome shotgun sequence. Protein-coding genes within it:
- the LOC129871164 gene encoding elongator complex protein 6 produces the protein MDNLRANLLEEAVGISKGGRVVVVEDSVETSGAFVLHHFLKRSLHPDSSDVVIFIAFVHPFSHYERILRKMGCNLTVQRKNRRFVFLDMLTLECPDRNGKEAREDGLLALYGEIEKAVEIYSSLEGSRTITIMIDDVSLIEVAANGSSHYVLDFLHYCYTLKAKYGCSFVTLNHEDIYSSANTLPLILQPEYLADVIIKAEPLATGLASDVHGQLTVLNKGSVYDLGGSSSKVRNFHFRVKENTIDYFYPGTQT